From the genome of Papaver somniferum cultivar HN1 chromosome 2, ASM357369v1, whole genome shotgun sequence, one region includes:
- the LOC113350728 gene encoding uncharacterized protein LOC113350728, with protein MIPSCFSSPSNVSKNSHTQQNLITCIYQTQLCNNPIYLTLTWSKSNLTHSLTIHASDVFSLTISFSSSALSLFRNKAGSKSINLMNSHRVKIYWDFTRAEFSHQSAEPKSSFYIAIIWDSQVELFLGDLLADALRRVKAAKKMSTFVDPILLSRREHVFGHQNYSTNAQLLGSKHELGIECSSGVLKVKVDGVVSLVVKRLAWKFRGNERIKVGELEVEFYWDVFNWVGGAGGSGGVNGDGYGVFVFQVGDDHGGVWPEMVGPEKKLMKRKSMSMSSQGITLSPTPSCSSVLQWAEESSSDGGRSSCCSSSTTRSNGSSGGFSLLLYAWKSD; from the coding sequence ATGATTCCATCTTGTTTCAGTAGTCCTAGCAATGTCAGTAAGAATTCACATACACAACAAAACCTAATAACATGTATTTATCAAACGCAACTCTGTAACAACCCAATTTATCTGACCTTAACTTGGTCTAAATCAAATTTGACACATTCACTTACGATTCATGCTTCAGATGTTTTTTCACTCACGAtatcattttcatcttcagctctttCGCTCTTCAGGAACAAAGCGGGTTCAAAATCAATCAATCTGATGAATAGTCATAGAGTTAAGATCTACTGGGATTTTACTCGTGCTGAATTCAGTCATCAATCAGCGGAACCCAAGTCATCTTTTTACATAGCCATTATTTGGGATTCTCAAGTTGAGCTTTTTCTTGGTGATCTTCTTGCTGATGCTTTGAGACGTgttaaagcagcaaagaaaatgTCTACTTTTGTCGATCCGATTTTGTTATCGCGCCGTGAACATGTATTTGGGCATCAAAATTATTCGACAAATGCTCAATTACTAGGATCAAAACACGAGCTTGGAATTGAATGTAGTAGTGGGGTTTTGAAAGTGAAAGTTGATGGAGTTGTTAGTTTAGTTGTTAAGAGATTAGCTTGGAAATTTAGGGGCAATGAAAGAATCAAAGTTGGTGAATTAGAGGTTGAATTTTATTGGGATGTTTTCAATTGGGTTGGTGGTGCCGGTGGGAGTGGGGGTGTTAATGGGGATGGGTACGGTGTTTTTGTATTTCAAGTAGGAGATGATCACGGCGGTGTATGGCCGGAAATGGTGGGGCCGGAAAAGAAACTGATGAAAAGGAAAAGTATGTCAATGTCGTCACAGGGTATTACATTATCACCAACACCGTCTTGTTCAAGTGTTTTACAATGGGCAGAAGAGAGTAGCAGCGATGGTGGTAGAAGTTCTTGTTGTTCTTCATCTACTACGAGATCTAATGGAAGCAGTGGTGGATTTTCTTTGTTATTGTATGCTTGGAAGAGTGATTGA